The DNA region CGGGGGACGGCTTCTCGACGAGATCGGTGACCTGATAGATGCCGTTGCGCGACTTGTTATCGTGCGCGATGACGCCGTAGGAGCTGGTGCGCTCCCGCGGCACCGGCTCCACCGCCAGGACGCTGCAGCGCCGCCGCGCGAACACCTTGATCATCTGGGCCATCGCGGGAGTCTTCGCCTGGATGATGTCGTCTCCCAGGAACACGGCGAAAGGCTCGTTGCCGACCAGCTCCTTGGCGCACAGCACCGCGTGGCCGAGACCGAGGGGCTCCTTCTGCCGGACGTAGGAGACGTTGATCATGTCGGAGATCTCGCGGACGATCTTGAGGAGATCCTTCTGGCCGCGGTCGGCCAGCGTCCGCTCCAGCTCGAAGGAGACGTCGAAATGGTCCTCGATGGAGTTCTTCCCCCGGCCGGTGACGATGATGATGTTCTCGATGCCCGACTCGATCGCCTCTTCGATGACGTACTGGATCACCGGCTTGTCGACCAGCGGCAGCATCTCTTTGGGCTGGGCCTTCGTGGCGGGCAGGAATCGGGTCCCCAGCCCGGCGGCGGGGAAGACGGCTTTGCGGATGCGCATCGACGATCTCCCGAACGGTTGCGGGGGATTATAGCATTCGGATTTCCGCCCGCCCGCGCGCGGACCGGAGTGCGGCGCGCGGCGATTCGGCCACCCTGCGCTCACCGGCCGTCACGGGCCGTCACGAGTCTGGCGCGCGCCGGCTCCAGGTGCTACAGTGGGGCGCATCCGGTCCGATATCGCCGAAAGGAGGCTGGCCATGCACGCGCCGTGTCGGGTCCCGGTTTCCGCCCGCAGAACTTCCTCCCTCGCCCTCATCGCCCTGTTCTTCTTGCTCATCCTGGCCGCAGGGATCTCGCCCCTGGCCGCCCAGATCGACCCCGTCGTCTATCGCCTCGACAAGAGCAGCACCTTCCAGAAAGGCTGCTTCGATCCCTGCATGTGTCCCGTCATGTTCAGCGGTTCGGAGCGCGGCACCTTCGTGCTCCGCTTCACCGGCTCGGATCCGCTGTACGACAACTACCGGGTCGAGGAGGTCAACTGGACCGTCACGGTTCCCGGACAGGAGATCCGCGTGACCGGCTCCGGCACCTACCGGGTCGGGGGCGAGGTCGCCCTCCAGCAGCAGCTGATCCTGGATTTGAGCGTGGACGGCGCGGCGGCCGAGCACTTCGATTCCGGGTTGGTGACGGGCGGAGGAGGCTTCCCGCGCATCGCCATCACGATTTCAATCCATGGACAGGTCTGCTTTGACACGGTGTTCCGCCTGAGCGCCGCACCCGTTCCGGCCTCCGAGCTGAAAGCCTACCGGCTGTCGCCGGAGAGCCGCTTCCTGCGCGGCTGCTCGGACCCGTGCGACTGCCCCACGCTCGATCCGGTCCCTGTGCGGGGAAGCTTCACCCTGGTGCCGCTGGAGCGCGGCCCGCTCGGAACGGAATTCTCGGTGGTGCAGGTGAAATGGCTGGTATCCCCCGATCCGATCGGCGGCGATCCCTCAGGCCTCTCCGTCACCGGGTCCGGGACGTACCGACTGAGCGGGGAGGTGGCCGCCGAGCAGCAGATGAAGCTCGATCTGAAGCTGGGCACCGATCCCCCGGTGGCCTACGACAGCGGCCTGGTCCCCGGCGGGGGCGGGTTCCCGCTCCTCGACGTCACGATCCAGCGGACGGTCCAGACCTGCCTGACCACGGCTTTCGAGCTGCACGCGAAGCCGGTCCGGATGTGCCCCAGAGCGTCGGGCGCCATTCCGGACTGAGGTGCTCGAGGACGCCGGCGCGGCCCGCGTTGACGGGCGCGAAGGGCATTCGCTAGACTCCCGGCACATTTGCGGACCGAGCGCTGGCGTAGTATGCCGCTCTCGCGGGAGAGCCCCAACGTGCTGGACGTCAACCGGGTGCGGGAGAAGTCGCAGGAGATCGAGCAGGCGCTGAAGAACCGCGGCGCCACCATCGATCTCTCCGAGTTCCATCGCCTCGATTCCCGCCGCCGCACCCTCCTCAAGCAGGTCGAAGATCTCAAGGCGAAGCGCAACCGCAGCTCGGAAGAGATCGCCCGCCTCAAGAAGGAGAAGAAGGACGCCGCGGCGCTCATCGAGGAGATGCGGGGCGTGGGAGCGGAGATCGCCACTCTGGATGCCGAAGTGGCGAACCTCGAGGAGTCGCTGCGCGCCCTGATGCTCCTGATTCCCAACGTGCCGCACGCCAGCGTGCCGGTTGGAGCGGAATCCGCCGCCAATCAGCTGATCCGGGTCTGGGGGGAAGAGCCGCGCTTCAGCTTCACGCCGCGCCCGCACGAGGAGCTGGGCGCCGCTCTCGGGATCCTCGATTTCGAGCGCGCCGCGAAGATCGCGGGAGCGCGCTTCTGTCTTTACAAGGGAGCCGGGGCGCGGCTGGAGCGGGCGCTGATCAATTTCATGCTCGACGTGCAGACGAAGGAGCACGGCTACACCGAGGTGCTGCCTCCCTTCATGGTCAACTCCGCCAGTCTGATCGGCACCGGCAACCTGCCGAAATTCGCCGCCGATCTCTTCAAGCTGGAGGGGACCGATTACTACCTCATCCCGACGGCGGAGGTGCCGGTCACCAACATCTACCGCGACGAGATCCTGGACGGGGAGGCGCTCCCCAGGAAGTTCGCCGCCTACACCCCCTGCTTCCGCAGCGAGGCCGGCTCCTACGGGCGCGACACCAAGGGGCTGATCCGCCAGCACCAGTTCAACAAGGTGGAGATCGTGAAGTTTTCGCGGCCGGAAAGCTCGTACGAGGAGCTGGAATCGCTGACGCGCGACGCCGAGTCCATTCTGCAGAAGCTGGGGCTGCACTACCGCGTGGTCTGCCTGGCCACCGGCGACATGGGCTTCTCCTCGGCGAAGACCTACGACCTGGAGGTCTGGCTCCCCAGCCAGAAGGCCTATCGGGAGATTTCGTCCTGCTCCAATTTCGAGGATTTCCAGGCGCGGCGGGCCAACATCCGCTACCGCCCATCGCCCAAAGCGAAGCCGGAGTTCGTGCACACCCTGAACGGGTCGGGACTGGCGGTGGGCCGGACGCTCGTGGCGATTCTAGAGAACTTCCAGCAGGAGGACGGCTCGGTCCGCATCCCCAAGCCGCTCATCCCCTACACCGAATTCGAGCAGATCAACCCGCTGGGCTGAAACTAGTCCGTCGCGTAAGCCCCAACGGTGACCTTCACCGGCACGTCCCGGTCATTGATGATGACCAGCGCCATCCGGGGAGCCTTGACCTGGGTCGTCGAGGAAGCCCGGACCGTGTCCTGCTCGGCAAAGCTCAGCTCCAGCTTCGCGTCGGGATCGCCCACCAGCGGCGGCCCGAAGCCGACCC from Candidatus Polarisedimenticolia bacterium includes:
- the galU gene encoding UTP--glucose-1-phosphate uridylyltransferase GalU; its protein translation is MRIRKAVFPAAGLGTRFLPATKAQPKEMLPLVDKPVIQYVIEEAIESGIENIIIVTGRGKNSIEDHFDVSFELERTLADRGQKDLLKIVREISDMINVSYVRQKEPLGLGHAVLCAKELVGNEPFAVFLGDDIIQAKTPAMAQMIKVFARRRCSVLAVEPVPRERTSSYGVIAHDNKSRNGIYQVTDLVEKPSPDDAPSDLAIIGRYILMPEIFAHLEKTKPDAKGEIQLTNGLRSLLTKQPIAAYRFQGKRFDTGNKLGFLKATVEFALRRKDLGPEFRDYLKTLKL
- the serS gene encoding serine--tRNA ligase; this translates as MLDVNRVREKSQEIEQALKNRGATIDLSEFHRLDSRRRTLLKQVEDLKAKRNRSSEEIARLKKEKKDAAALIEEMRGVGAEIATLDAEVANLEESLRALMLLIPNVPHASVPVGAESAANQLIRVWGEEPRFSFTPRPHEELGAALGILDFERAAKIAGARFCLYKGAGARLERALINFMLDVQTKEHGYTEVLPPFMVNSASLIGTGNLPKFAADLFKLEGTDYYLIPTAEVPVTNIYRDEILDGEALPRKFAAYTPCFRSEAGSYGRDTKGLIRQHQFNKVEIVKFSRPESSYEELESLTRDAESILQKLGLHYRVVCLATGDMGFSSAKTYDLEVWLPSQKAYREISSCSNFEDFQARRANIRYRPSPKAKPEFVHTLNGSGLAVGRTLVAILENFQQEDGSVRIPKPLIPYTEFEQINPLG